The window TGCCTCTCCGTTCGACGCCCCGCCACGCACGCCGCCAGGTGGGCCTGTGGCTATCGCTGTGCGCGCTCGGCGCCGTCGGCTGCGGCGACGACACGCTGCCTCCCCTGCCGGATCGTCCGTCGTACGTGCTCACCGAGGCGGAGGGCCGCCCAACCTACGTGTACGTGCCGAGGGACTACGATCCATCCATCTCGTACCCCCTCGTGGTGCTCCTGCATGGCTACGGCGCCGGCGGCGGCGCCCAGAACCTGTACTTCGGGCTGAGCAACCAGACCACGGCCCTGCAGTTCATCTTGTTGTTGCCCAACGGGACGCGCGACGAGCAGGGCAGCACGCACTGGAACTCCGAGGCGGACCCGGACGACGTGGACGACGTGGCCTACCTGCGACGGTTGATCGACGAGGCCAAGGCGAACTTCCGGATCGACGCCCACCGTGTGTATCTCTTCGGCCACAGCAACGGGGGCTTCATGAGCTACCGCATGGCGTGCGACGCTTCGGACGCCATCACCGCCATCGCGAGCCTGAACGGGATGCCTCCAGAGGACCCCGCGGCGTGCGCGCCCGAGCGCGCCGTGAGCGTGTTGCAGATCCACGGCACCGCCGACGAGGACGTGCTCTACGACGGTCGCCCGACGTCCGACGGAAGTGGCTACCCGAGCGCACCGGAGGCGGTCGCCCGCTTTGCCGAGGCTGCCGGGTGCGACACCGAGCGCTCGGAGATGGGCGCCAACCTGGACCTGGACGAGGAGCTCCCCGGGGACGAGACCACGGTGCTGGAGTATCGGCGCGGTTGCCGGCGCGGTCTCGACGCGGCCTTGTGGACCATCGTGGATGGTGAGCACCTACCGGCCCGGTCGGACTCGTTCGTGCCCAACGTGATCACGTGGCTGGTGAGTCACCGACTCTGACGGGGCGCGCCGTCGGCACCGTGGGCGGCGTCACTCGAGCACGAACGCGCGCACACCCCCCAGCTCCATCGCTGCGCTCATGTAGTCGCAGCCGCCGTCTGGGCGCGGCGACAGGTCCGCGATGCCGCGCAGCACGGACCTGACGAGGTTCGTGAGCCCCTCGTCCATCCCCGAGGCGATGTAGATGTCTTCGACCAGCTCGTTCATCGCGCTGATGGGCACATAGCCCCCGAAGCGACCGTCGAGCGTGTACTCACCTTCGTCCAGTCGGAACTCACCTCGCCCGCGCAGCATGGGGAAGTCCAGGTCCACGCCCAGGATCTGGATGGGGAGCGTCACCTCGGCAGCCTCGACGTACAGGACCCCGTCGCGGATGGACGCTTCGCGCGTGGCCTCGAACTGATACCCCGGACGTGGGTCGAAGCTCTGCCCCGGAACCAAGAGCGAGTCGGTGCCCACGTCCACCGGGCCCATGCCCAAGCGGAAGCGCAGCGTGACGTGTGGGTCGTTCCGCCAGTCGTGCAGGTCCCCCACCTCCGCGATGAGCAGCAGCGTGCCGTCGTTCACCATGCTCTGCACGATGGTCGACACGTTCTCGGCCCCGAACACGACGAGCGCCGCGCCCAGACCGGAGAGCTGGTTGTCGACGCCGGACTCGCCCTCGGGGCTGACGAAGTCGGGCTTGAAGCACCCAGAGGCGTCGGAGCCGGCGGTGTGATCCACGTGGTCGAGGTCGAAGCCCCGCACGGTTCCATCGGGCTCTGGCTGGGTGATGAACTCGAGCCGCGCCATGACGAACGTCGCGGTCTCCCCTGGCTCCTGGTCGTCCTCGCACCCTGGCGGCGACGCGAGCCCCACCGCCCCCGCGAGGGTGACGCTGGTCAGCGCTCTCACGAGCGACCGGGGCAAATGCGACGGCATGCCGCACAGCGTACGCCCATTCGGGGGTAAAGTGTCCACGTGACAGATTTCCAACGCCTCACCCTCTCCCGTCAACACGATCACGTGCTCCTCATCGGCCTGAACCGCGCCGAGAAGCGCAACGCGTTCGACCTGCGCATGCTCAACGAGCTGGGCCAGGCCATCACGCTGTACGAAGACGACCCGGCGCTGCGCTGCGCGGTGCTGTATGCCGCCGGCGACCACTTCACGGCGGGCCTCGACCTGGCCGAGGTCGGTCCCGCGGTGGAGGCGGGCGCGGCCCTCTTCCCCGACGGCGGCGTGGACCCCCTCGGGATGCGCGGGCGGGTGCGTAGCAAGCCGCTGGTGATGGCCGTGCAGGGCTACTGCCTGACCATCGGCATCGAGCTGCTGTTGGCCAGCGACATCCGCATCGCGGCATCGGACACGCGCTTCGGACAGATCGAGATCAACCGCGGCATCTTCCCCTTCGGGGGCGCGACGCTGCGCCTGCCGCAGGTCGCGGGCTGGGGCAACGCCATGCGCTGGCTGCTCACGGGCGACATGTTCGACGCCCAGGAGGCGCTGCGGATCGGCCTCGTGCAAGAGGTCGTCCCCCCGGGCGAACAGCTGGCGGCGGCCACCCGTACGGCCAAGACCATCGCCATGCGCGCGCCGCTGGGGGTGCAGGCCACGCTCGAGTCTTCGCGCGTGATGCTGCACCAAGGGCCGGACGCGGCGGCCGAGCTGCTCCTGTCCCAGGCCCGCAAGCTGATGGCCACCGAGGACGCGGCGGAAGGCCTGCGCTCGTTCGTGGAGCGGCGCGAGGGCATCTTCAAGGGCAAGTGAGCAAGGACGCCCGCCACGCGGGTCGGAGGAGCACGGCGCGGTGCCGGATCCGGGTCCGCTCGGGACGTGCCGTCAACGCCACGCGCCACGCCCCGGCCGCCCGCCGAGGGCGCCTACGCGCGCCGCTTGACGTTCACGTCCACCGGGTCACGTGGCTGGCGCGTGGCGTTCACGGGCACGCTCTCGTCCTCGTAGCCGAAGGAGACACCGCACAGCATCAGCTCATCGTCGGGGATGGCGAGCTCCCGCGCGAGCAAGCCCGCGTAGGCCCGCAGCGCCGCCTGCGGGCATGAGCCGACGCCACGCGACGTGAGCGCCAGCATGAAGGTCTGGACCCACATGCCCACGTCGAGCGCCACGCCGAGCCCGAACGAGCGGTGCATGCAGACCACCGCGACGTGCGGCGCGTCGAACAGCGCGAAGTTGCGCGCGTGGGCGTCCAACCGCCCCTGCATGTCGTCGCGCCCGACGCCCATCTTCCCGTACATCTCCACGGCGCACGCCACCTGACGCTTGCGGTAGTCGCCGGGGAACGTGTCGATGGGGTGCTCCATCTGCTCGAAGCGCCCCGCCGCGAACTCCTCCAGCATGGCGCTCCGCACGCGATCGCGGGCAGCGCCGGAGGCCAGGTACACGCGCCAGGGCTGCACGTTGCAGTTGCTGGGTGTGTGCTGCGCCAGCTCGAGGCACGCCGCGATGACCTCCTCCGGGACCGGGTCCGGCTTGAAGCCCCGCACGCTGCGCCGCGCCCTCACCGCCTCGTCGAAGTCCATGCTCATGCGCGCTTCCCCTTGTTCAAGATGGCCGTGACGGCCGACACGTTCTCCGCCGACCCGTAGCAACTGCTCAGCGCTTCGTTCTCCGCGGCCGTCGCAGCCGCGAGCGAGGCCTCTTCCCCGGCTATGAGGAGGCGCTTGCAGGCCGCCGCGGCGC is drawn from Sandaracinaceae bacterium and contains these coding sequences:
- a CDS encoding nitroreductase; its protein translation is MSMDFDEAVRARRSVRGFKPDPVPEEVIAACLELAQHTPSNCNVQPWRVYLASGAARDRVRSAMLEEFAAGRFEQMEHPIDTFPGDYRKRQVACAVEMYGKMGVGRDDMQGRLDAHARNFALFDAPHVAVVCMHRSFGLGVALDVGMWVQTFMLALTSRGVGSCPQAALRAYAGLLARELAIPDDELMLCGVSFGYEDESVPVNATRQPRDPVDVNVKRRA
- a CDS encoding alpha/beta fold hydrolase is translated as MRRCLSPSGTDRMPLRSTPRHARRQVGLWLSLCALGAVGCGDDTLPPLPDRPSYVLTEAEGRPTYVYVPRDYDPSISYPLVVLLHGYGAGGGAQNLYFGLSNQTTALQFILLLPNGTRDEQGSTHWNSEADPDDVDDVAYLRRLIDEAKANFRIDAHRVYLFGHSNGGFMSYRMACDASDAITAIASLNGMPPEDPAACAPERAVSVLQIHGTADEDVLYDGRPTSDGSGYPSAPEAVARFAEAAGCDTERSEMGANLDLDEELPGDETTVLEYRRGCRRGLDAALWTIVDGEHLPARSDSFVPNVITWLVSHRL
- a CDS encoding crotonase/enoyl-CoA hydratase family protein encodes the protein MTDFQRLTLSRQHDHVLLIGLNRAEKRNAFDLRMLNELGQAITLYEDDPALRCAVLYAAGDHFTAGLDLAEVGPAVEAGAALFPDGGVDPLGMRGRVRSKPLVMAVQGYCLTIGIELLLASDIRIAASDTRFGQIEINRGIFPFGGATLRLPQVAGWGNAMRWLLTGDMFDAQEALRIGLVQEVVPPGEQLAAATRTAKTIAMRAPLGVQATLESSRVMLHQGPDAAAELLLSQARKLMATEDAAEGLRSFVERREGIFKGK